In Flavobacteriaceae bacterium, the following proteins share a genomic window:
- a CDS encoding PspC domain-containing protein — MNKTVNINLAGIFFHIDEDAYSKLQRYLEAIKRSFTDSQGRSEILSDIEARIAELFNERVKDEKQVISIKEVEDVITIMGQPEDYIVDEEIFEDEPQTQFSKKKSQSTRKLYRDKDNAYIAGVASGLSHYFGIEPLWIRLIWVLLVFGGGAGIFVYILLWVLMPSAESTSEKLAMTGKPINITNIEQKVKEGFSNVKESIDEVTDKVKNGDYNKTKNNSRSFFDALGDVIMFFFKIFAKFVGVILIIVGASTLIALFISLFSVGTSSFFNPWWMDYVQAGNISGGPVWLIALLTFFAVGIPFFFIFLLGLKILVNNLKSIGKIAKFTLLGLWLTSFLVLSVMSVREFTEHVIDAGTTEKTQLNISKDSALNIKMVGNDYLYESRSGRLYRNNNTIIVTTEDDQKKIYSSNVRLIIRSTEDSIASIHVQKNSDGRSYQDAREKAGNIEYNYSLNNNILSLDSYLLTDTSNKFRNQNIRIIIYLPEGTTFKLDRNTRSFLNSYRSSRNIISYSETGETHKVIDGDTECLDCKTLSIDIKNESSELKLNKEDGLKIKEGNLNIEANKKETVIEGKNIKTTIDSSGVNIKSKNN; from the coding sequence ATGAATAAAACAGTCAACATAAATTTAGCTGGTATATTTTTTCACATTGATGAAGATGCATACTCAAAATTACAACGCTACCTTGAGGCTATTAAACGTTCATTCACAGACTCTCAAGGACGTTCAGAAATACTTTCTGATATAGAAGCTCGTATTGCTGAATTATTTAATGAGCGCGTTAAAGATGAAAAACAAGTTATCTCTATAAAAGAAGTAGAAGATGTTATTACAATTATGGGGCAACCCGAAGATTATATTGTGGATGAAGAAATTTTTGAAGACGAACCACAAACACAGTTCTCTAAAAAGAAATCACAATCTACTAGAAAATTGTATAGAGATAAAGACAATGCATATATTGCTGGAGTAGCATCTGGATTGAGTCATTATTTTGGCATCGAACCTTTATGGATCCGTTTAATATGGGTGCTTCTTGTTTTTGGTGGTGGTGCTGGTATTTTCGTTTATATTTTGTTATGGGTTTTAATGCCGTCTGCAGAATCTACTTCTGAGAAATTAGCAATGACGGGAAAGCCTATTAACATTACTAATATAGAACAAAAAGTAAAAGAAGGGTTTAGTAATGTTAAAGAAAGTATAGATGAAGTTACAGACAAAGTAAAAAATGGTGATTATAATAAAACAAAAAATAATTCACGGTCTTTCTTTGATGCCCTTGGAGATGTAATTATGTTCTTCTTTAAAATTTTCGCAAAATTTGTAGGTGTTATACTTATAATTGTAGGCGCTTCAACTTTAATCGCTTTATTTATAAGTTTATTTTCAGTAGGAACTTCTTCATTTTTTAACCCTTGGTGGATGGATTATGTACAAGCCGGAAATATTTCTGGAGGACCAGTTTGGCTTATTGCCTTACTAACGTTTTTTGCTGTAGGGATACCATTTTTCTTTATTTTCTTATTAGGATTAAAAATACTCGTAAACAACTTAAAATCTATTGGTAAAATTGCTAAATTCACCTTATTAGGTTTATGGCTCACTTCATTTTTAGTATTAAGTGTTATGTCTGTTAGAGAATTTACCGAACATGTAATTGATGCTGGCACTACTGAAAAAACACAATTAAATATTTCAAAAGACAGCGCTTTAAATATTAAAATGGTTGGTAATGATTATCTTTATGAATCTAGATCTGGTAGATTATATCGTAATAACAATACAATAATTGTTACAACTGAAGATGATCAAAAGAAAATATACTCTTCTAACGTACGTTTAATAATTAGATCTACTGAAGATTCTATTGCATCCATTCATGTTCAAAAAAATTCTGATGGAAGAAGTTATCAAGATGCTAGAGAAAAAGCTGGTAATATTGAATATAATTATTCATTAAATAATAACATATTAAGTTTAGATTCTTATTTATTAACAGATACATCTAATAAATTTAGAAACCAGAACATACGAATCATTATATACTTACCAGAAGGAACTACATTTAAATTAGACAGGAATACTAGATCTTTTTTAAATAGTTATAGATCGAGTAGGAACATTATTTCATATAGTGAAACAGGAGAAACTCATAAAGTTATTGATGGAGATACTGAGTGTTTAGATTGTAAAACATTAAGCATTGACATAAAAAATGAAAGTTCTGAACTTAAGTTGAATAAAGAAGATGGGCTAAAAATAAAAGAAGGGAATCTTAATATTGAAGCTAATAAAAAAGAAACTGTTATAGAAGGTAAAAATATTAAAACAACAATAGATTCTAGTGGAGTAAATATTAAATCTAAAAATAATTAA
- a CDS encoding DUF2141 domain-containing protein: protein MKTFFLFITITFTTLITNAQENIGQDITVIVNNVLNSKGKVLFSLHSETTFMKGAGIQNSQSEIKDGKATITFKNVKPGEYAILVLHDENENNRMDFEPNGMPIEHYGVSNNNLAFGPPIYSEAKFKVENDNLNLSIKLLHAN from the coding sequence ATGAAAACATTTTTTTTATTTATTACAATCACTTTTACTACACTTATCACTAATGCTCAAGAAAATATTGGTCAGGATATTACTGTAATAGTAAACAACGTTTTAAATAGTAAAGGGAAAGTATTATTTTCTCTACATTCAGAAACTACCTTTATGAAAGGCGCAGGGATCCAAAATTCGCAAAGCGAAATTAAAGATGGTAAAGCTACCATTACATTTAAAAATGTAAAGCCAGGAGAATATGCTATTTTAGTTTTACATGACGAAAATGAGAATAATCGAATGGATTTTGAGCCCAATGGAATGCCTATAGAACATTATGGGGTTTCTAATAACAATTTAGCTTTTGGTCCTCCAATTTATTCTGAAGCTAAGTTTAAGGTTGAAAATGATAACTTAAACTTATCTATTAAGCTTTTACATGCAAATTAA
- a CDS encoding PadR family transcriptional regulator — MKIENTKAQMRKGVLEYCILSVLKDDDAYVAEILGTLKHAKLLVVEGTIYPLLTRLKNAGLLNYRWEESTSGPPRKYYGLTETGKLFLNELNSTWDELQNAVNLVTSKKTTKK; from the coding sequence ATGAAGATAGAAAATACAAAAGCTCAAATGCGTAAAGGTGTCTTGGAGTACTGCATACTTTCAGTATTAAAAGATGATGACGCATATGTTGCTGAGATTCTAGGGACTTTAAAGCACGCTAAGTTGTTAGTAGTAGAAGGTACAATTTACCCTTTATTAACGCGCTTAAAAAATGCAGGCTTATTAAATTATCGCTGGGAAGAATCCACTTCTGGACCTCCAAGAAAATATTACGGTTTAACAGAAACAGGAAAATTATTTTTAAACGAATTAAATAGTACTTGGGATGAGCTACAAAATGCTGTTAACCTAGTAACAAGTAAAAAAACAACAAAAAAATGA
- a CDS encoding DUF2807 domain-containing protein, whose product MTTLTKFIIGIIVSLMLVSCQFNSSFGFAGVRGNGNVEIEDRSLSDNFSEIKVSRGLDVYITQSDDVSLAVEADENLHDIIITEVEGDVLKIYADENIKSSKSRKVMVTIKNIQKISSSSGSDVFSTNVIKANSLELSVSSGSDMRIEVDTEVVDCKSSSGSDLRISGTTDKLYADASSGSDIKAGNLKAKNSTVKASSGADITVNTSEELYARASSGADIKYYGNPEKVSKKDGVSGSIRRQ is encoded by the coding sequence ATGACAACACTAACAAAATTTATAATAGGTATTATAGTAAGCTTAATGCTTGTGTCTTGCCAATTTAATTCCAGCTTTGGTTTTGCAGGGGTAAGAGGAAATGGTAATGTAGAAATAGAAGATAGGTCGCTAAGTGATAATTTTTCTGAAATTAAAGTAAGTCGTGGTTTAGATGTATACATCACACAAAGTGATGATGTAAGTTTAGCCGTAGAAGCAGACGAGAATTTACACGATATCATTATCACAGAAGTTGAAGGAGATGTTTTAAAAATTTATGCAGATGAAAACATTAAGTCTTCAAAATCTAGAAAAGTAATGGTAACTATAAAAAATATTCAAAAAATATCATCATCAAGCGGTAGTGATGTATTTTCTACAAATGTTATAAAAGCTAATAGTTTAGAGTTATCTGTGTCTAGTGGAAGTGATATGAGGATTGAAGTTGACACAGAAGTTGTAGATTGCAAATCTTCAAGTGGCAGTGATTTACGTATTTCTGGGACTACAGATAAATTATACGCAGATGCTAGCAGTGGCAGTGATATTAAAGCGGGTAATCTTAAAGCAAAAAACAGTACTGTTAAAGCATCAAGTGGAGCTGATATTACAGTAAACACTTCTGAAGAATTATATGCTAGAGCATCAAGTGGAGCTGATATAAAATATTATGGTAATCCAGAAAAAGTAAGTAAAAAAGATGGCGTTTCTGGAAGTATCAGAAGGCAATAA
- a CDS encoding DUF4870 domain-containing protein, producing MLTTHHKNLAAVIHLSALSKFFIPLGNFIIPLIFWSVNKEKSDFVDVHGKQAINFQLSILLYTILIGCLSIPLFLFGVVNSIEFPEFWNFYDFDFHISRHQSFNVIMFSIIVGLLAAAAFMLEIIFIIIATKKANQGELYKYPLTIPFLK from the coding sequence ATGTTAACAACTCACCATAAAAATTTAGCAGCTGTAATACACTTATCTGCTCTATCAAAATTCTTCATCCCATTAGGGAATTTTATAATTCCTCTTATATTTTGGAGCGTGAATAAGGAAAAATCTGATTTTGTAGATGTACATGGCAAACAAGCTATAAATTTTCAGTTAAGTATTTTATTATATACAATACTTATTGGTTGCTTATCTATTCCTTTATTTTTATTTGGAGTAGTTAATTCTATAGAATTCCCTGAGTTCTGGAACTTTTATGATTTTGATTTTCATATTTCTAGGCATCAGAGTTTTAACGTTATTATGTTTTCTATTATAGTTGGATTATTAGCAGCTGCAGCATTTATGTTAGAGATCATATTTATTATTATAGCAACTAAAAAAGCAAATCAAGGAGAGTTATATAAATACCCTCTTACGATTCCTTTTTTAAAATAA
- a CDS encoding TIGR00266 family protein has translation MTAHEIDYKIYGEEMQFVEIELDPQEGVVAESGSFMMMDDGIKMETIFGDGSQKDQGFLGKIWGAGKRILTGESLFMTAFYNEFVGKRNVSFASPYPGKILPLDLTEFNGKFICQKDAFLCAAKGVSVGIEFSKRLGRGLFGGEGFIMQKLEGDGMAFIHAGGTLAKKELESGETLRVDTGCIVGFSQTVDYDIEFVGGIKNTIFGGEGLFFAKLQGPGTVYIQSLPFSRLAGRVLSSIPKGGRSKGEGSILGGLGDLLDGDNRF, from the coding sequence ATGACAGCACATGAAATAGATTATAAAATTTACGGAGAAGAAATGCAATTTGTAGAAATTGAATTGGATCCACAAGAAGGAGTTGTAGCAGAATCAGGTAGTTTTATGATGATGGACGATGGGATTAAAATGGAAACTATTTTTGGGGATGGATCTCAAAAAGATCAAGGCTTCTTAGGGAAAATATGGGGAGCAGGTAAACGTATCCTAACTGGAGAAAGTTTGTTTATGACAGCTTTTTATAATGAATTTGTAGGAAAACGAAATGTTTCTTTTGCATCTCCTTATCCTGGAAAAATTTTACCGTTAGATTTAACAGAGTTTAATGGCAAATTTATTTGCCAGAAAGATGCGTTCTTATGTGCAGCTAAAGGAGTTAGCGTTGGTATTGAATTTAGTAAACGATTGGGGAGAGGGCTTTTTGGAGGAGAAGGATTTATAATGCAAAAACTTGAAGGAGATGGAATGGCTTTTATACATGCTGGAGGGACATTAGCTAAAAAAGAATTAGAATCAGGAGAAACTCTAAGGGTGGATACTGGATGTATTGTTGGTTTTAGTCAAACCGTAGATTATGATATAGAATTTGTTGGAGGTATAAAAAATACCATTTTTGGAGGAGAAGGTTTATTTTTTGCAAAATTACAAGGACCAGGAACTGTGTATATTCAATCATTACCGTTTAGTAGATTAGCTGGTAGAGTATTATCATCAATACCTAAAGGAGGCAGAAGTAAAGGAGAAGGAAGCATTTTAGGAGGCTTAGGAGATTTACTGGATGGAGATAATAGATTTTAA
- a CDS encoding DUF4442 domain-containing protein: MKVTPRKINVFLMLKLPSAYICGVRVKKINSKGCITSVRLKWINKNPFKSLFWAVQGMAAELSTGTLVMLKIKESGRNISMLVANNNASFLKKAVGRITFECKDIDIINAAITKAIQTKEGQTFWVNAKGINKEGIQVCDFNFEWTIKLKT, translated from the coding sequence ATGAAGGTTACCCCTCGTAAGATCAATGTGTTTTTAATGCTTAAACTCCCTTCAGCATATATCTGTGGCGTACGAGTAAAGAAAATTAATTCTAAAGGGTGTATTACTTCTGTTAGATTAAAATGGATCAATAAAAACCCATTCAAATCTTTGTTTTGGGCTGTTCAGGGGATGGCAGCAGAGTTATCTACTGGAACTTTAGTAATGCTAAAAATTAAGGAAAGCGGAAGAAATATTTCTATGTTGGTGGCTAACAATAATGCTTCTTTTTTAAAAAAAGCTGTTGGTCGAATAACTTTTGAATGTAAGGATATAGATATAATTAACGCTGCTATAACAAAAGCTATTCAAACTAAAGAGGGTCAAACCTTTTGGGTTAATGCTAAAGGAATAAACAAAGAAGGCATTCAAGTATGTGATTTTAATTTTGAATGGACAATTAAACTGAAGACTTAG
- a CDS encoding SusC/RagA family TonB-linked outer membrane protein, which yields MKKRLQFILTLSLVLLVQIGFAQTKTVTGTVTDGDLPLGGVSVQIKGTQTGTSTDFDGNYSISASVGDVLVFSYVGTTTQEITVGASNTINVTLAADTTLDEVVVVAYGTSTKEQLTGAVTQITTERIEKRGLSNPLVAIDGAAAGVRLTSANGQPGSTPAIRIRGFGSVNASQAPLIILDGSQFSGSFSSINPNDIASFSILKDAASTALYGNRAANGVVIITTKKGKQGKNTFTLNVSQGFTDRSIEEYRRVTAEEYYPLIWESIRNQQITSGSDLVTANQFATDNVFDALGVNPFNVPNNQIVGTDGLLNPNAQLLFTDLDYQDPLIRTGNKQNADFTYSGANENTDYFASLSYFKEEGFIVSSDFERFNTRINVNTKLNDWFKTGINLSAASSRSNNGNAGATNSLVNPFATTRTIAPIFPVFLHDPVTGDFVLDDDGNRQFDFGDTRAGITNGRNVILENLLNTDRDVISTLGARTYAEFTFLKDFKATFNASLDRRNFFNITFGNPVVGDASPDGRASRFSQIIDTQNYTQLIEWNKSIGNHNINLLGGHESFQQDITFLQANRTGLIVDGNTELINFTTTTNADSGLSTLTREGFFTRANYNYDGKYFLSGSFRRDASSRFINDRWGNFWSVGGSWRIVKESFMDNVSWVNDLKLRASYGQLGNDNLGFFPALDTFDLGLNDGPNPGILLASAGGNPDLTWETNIQTDIAIEFGLFNNRINGTFEYYNRESEDLLFNVPQARENGVDTAPANIGSLFNRGFEFDLNFEAIKTQDFSWNVNVNGTTLKNEITELPDDNAEITVGNSQRLRVGGDLFAYFIRDFVGVDPADGAALYVADPELAVAGDPGVRVQADGTVATTDQNDALRSFIGSAVYDLAGAFTHNFRYKQFELGMTFIYQLGGETLDTNYQQLLHSGRAGTAFARDILNRWQQPGDITNQPRLDASQLANFDVLSDRFLISSDFLALRQVSLAYNLSPKINDYLGITAGRIYANGENIFQANGRRGLDATQTFNGNTTNTFTPARTITLGLNLTF from the coding sequence ATGAAAAAAAGATTACAATTTATCTTAACACTATCGTTAGTGTTATTAGTGCAAATTGGCTTTGCGCAAACAAAAACAGTTACAGGTACTGTTACTGATGGAGATCTCCCCTTAGGAGGTGTTTCAGTACAAATTAAAGGGACTCAAACTGGTACTTCTACAGATTTTGATGGTAATTATTCCATTAGTGCAAGCGTAGGAGATGTTTTAGTATTTAGTTATGTTGGGACAACTACACAAGAAATTACTGTAGGTGCTTCTAATACAATTAACGTCACTTTAGCTGCAGATACTACACTTGATGAAGTTGTAGTAGTTGCTTATGGTACTTCAACTAAAGAACAATTAACAGGTGCTGTTACACAAATTACTACTGAACGTATTGAAAAAAGAGGATTAAGTAATCCTTTAGTAGCAATAGATGGGGCTGCCGCAGGTGTTAGATTAACTAGTGCTAATGGACAACCTGGTTCAACTCCAGCTATACGTATTAGAGGTTTTGGATCTGTAAACGCATCTCAAGCACCTTTAATTATATTAGATGGAAGCCAGTTTTCTGGTAGTTTTTCGAGTATAAATCCAAATGATATTGCTTCATTTAGTATCTTAAAAGATGCTGCTTCTACCGCTCTTTATGGTAATAGAGCTGCTAATGGGGTTGTAATCATTACAACTAAAAAAGGTAAGCAAGGTAAAAATACATTTACATTAAATGTTAGTCAAGGTTTTACTGATAGAAGTATTGAAGAATACAGAAGAGTAACTGCTGAAGAGTATTATCCTTTAATATGGGAGTCTATTAGAAATCAACAAATAACTTCTGGATCTGATTTAGTCACTGCAAATCAATTTGCTACAGATAATGTTTTTGATGCCCTTGGAGTTAACCCATTTAATGTTCCTAATAATCAAATAGTAGGAACGGATGGATTACTTAATCCAAATGCTCAATTATTATTTACTGATTTGGATTATCAAGATCCACTTATAAGAACTGGTAATAAACAAAATGCAGATTTCACTTATAGTGGCGCAAATGAAAACACAGATTATTTTGCATCTTTAAGTTATTTTAAAGAAGAAGGATTTATTGTAAGTTCTGACTTTGAAAGATTTAACACACGTATTAATGTAAATACTAAATTAAACGATTGGTTTAAAACTGGTATTAATTTATCAGCTGCATCTTCAAGATCTAATAATGGTAATGCTGGTGCTACTAATAGTTTAGTAAATCCTTTTGCAACTACTAGAACTATCGCACCAATTTTCCCAGTATTCTTACATGATCCAGTTACTGGTGATTTTGTATTAGATGATGATGGAAATCGTCAATTCGATTTTGGTGATACCAGAGCAGGTATTACTAATGGTAGAAATGTAATTTTAGAAAATTTATTAAATACAGATAGAGACGTTATTAGTACATTAGGTGCTAGAACTTATGCTGAGTTTACGTTTTTAAAAGATTTTAAAGCAACTTTTAATGCATCTTTAGATAGACGTAATTTCTTCAATATTACTTTTGGTAACCCAGTAGTTGGTGATGCTTCTCCTGATGGTAGAGCTAGTAGATTTTCACAAATCATAGACACTCAAAACTACACACAGTTAATAGAGTGGAATAAAAGTATTGGTAATCATAATATTAATTTATTAGGTGGTCATGAAAGTTTCCAACAAGATATTACATTTTTACAAGCAAACAGAACAGGTTTAATTGTAGATGGTAATACAGAGCTTATTAACTTTACAACAACAACTAATGCCGATTCAGGTTTATCTACTTTAACTAGAGAAGGTTTCTTTACTCGTGCTAATTATAACTACGACGGTAAATACTTTTTATCTGGTTCATTTAGAAGAGATGCTTCTTCAAGGTTTATAAACGACAGATGGGGTAACTTCTGGTCTGTAGGTGGTTCTTGGAGAATAGTAAAAGAAAGCTTTATGGATAATGTAAGTTGGGTTAATGATCTTAAATTAAGAGCTTCTTACGGACAATTAGGTAATGACAACTTAGGTTTCTTCCCAGCTTTAGATACTTTTGATTTAGGTTTAAATGATGGTCCAAATCCTGGTATTTTATTAGCTAGTGCTGGTGGTAATCCAGATTTAACATGGGAAACGAATATTCAAACTGATATTGCTATAGAGTTTGGTTTATTTAATAATAGAATTAACGGTACTTTTGAATATTACAATAGAGAATCTGAAGATTTATTATTTAATGTACCACAAGCACGTGAAAATGGAGTTGATACAGCACCTGCAAATATCGGAAGTTTATTTAATAGAGGATTTGAGTTTGACTTAAATTTTGAAGCTATAAAAACACAAGATTTTAGCTGGAATGTTAATGTAAATGGTACTACTTTAAAAAATGAAATTACAGAGTTACCAGACGATAATGCAGAAATAACAGTTGGTAATAGCCAAAGATTAAGAGTAGGTGGTGATTTATTTGCATATTTTATAAGAGATTTCGTAGGAGTTGACCCAGCAGATGGAGCAGCACTTTATGTTGCCGATCCAGAGTTAGCAGTAGCAGGAGATCCAGGTGTTAGAGTACAAGCAGATGGTACTGTTGCAACTACAGATCAAAATGATGCTTTACGATCTTTCATAGGATCTGCAGTATACGATTTAGCTGGTGCATTTACGCATAACTTTAGATATAAGCAATTTGAATTAGGAATGACATTCATTTACCAATTAGGAGGTGAGACATTAGATACTAATTACCAACAGTTATTACACTCAGGTAGAGCTGGAACTGCATTTGCTAGAGATATCTTAAACAGATGGCAACAACCTGGAGATATTACTAATCAACCTCGTTTAGATGCAAGTCAATTAGCTAATTTTGACGTTTTATCAGACAGATTTTTAATTTCTTCAGATTTCTTAGCATTAAGACAAGTAAGTTTAGCTTATAATCTTTCTCCTAAAATCAATGATTATTTAGGAATAACTGCAGGAAGAATTTATGCAAATGGAGAGAATATTTTTCAAGCTAATGGAAGAAGAGGTCTTGATGCCACTCAAACATTTAATGGTAACACAACAAATACATTTACTCCAGCTAGAACGATCACTCTTGGTTTAAACCTTACATTTTAA
- a CDS encoding hydrogen peroxide-inducible genes activator: MTITQLYYVLAVAEYQNFTKAAEKCFVTQPTLSMQIQKLEDELSIQIFDRGKKPIELTEIGKKIVFQARNIVNEAGRISDIVDQQKGFIGGEFRLGIIPTVMPTLLPMFLKAFINKYPKVKLKIEELTTEDIIIKIKEGHLDAAIAATPLENDSIKERVLYYEPFVGYIPSTHKLYGKKDLEVSDLEINDLLLLEDGHCFREGILNLCNAFKTSDEDHFQLESGSIEMLIKLSNEGLGMTLLPYMHTLDIKENEKKNLHHFNEPHPAREISIIYNKSELKIQIIEALHEVISGIIRGAIAFQNVNIISPLQK; this comes from the coding sequence ATGACAATCACTCAATTATACTACGTTTTAGCTGTAGCAGAGTATCAAAATTTCACTAAAGCTGCAGAAAAATGTTTTGTAACTCAACCAACATTAAGTATGCAAATTCAGAAATTGGAAGACGAATTGAGCATTCAAATATTTGATCGTGGTAAAAAACCTATTGAATTAACAGAAATAGGTAAAAAAATAGTATTTCAAGCTCGAAATATTGTTAATGAAGCTGGTAGGATTAGTGATATCGTAGATCAGCAAAAAGGATTTATTGGTGGCGAATTTAGGTTAGGAATTATCCCAACAGTAATGCCTACTTTATTACCTATGTTTTTAAAAGCATTTATAAATAAATATCCAAAGGTGAAGTTAAAAATAGAAGAGCTTACTACTGAAGATATTATTATTAAAATTAAGGAAGGCCATCTTGATGCGGCCATAGCCGCAACACCATTAGAAAATGATTCTATAAAAGAAAGAGTGCTTTATTATGAACCTTTTGTTGGGTATATCCCCTCTACACACAAATTGTATGGTAAAAAAGATTTAGAAGTTTCTGATTTAGAAATCAACGATTTGCTTTTATTAGAAGATGGTCATTGCTTTAGAGAAGGTATTTTAAATTTATGTAATGCTTTTAAGACATCTGATGAAGATCATTTTCAATTAGAAAGTGGCAGTATAGAAATGCTAATAAAGCTTTCTAATGAAGGATTAGGAATGACATTATTACCTTACATGCATACGTTAGATATTAAAGAAAATGAAAAGAAAAATTTACATCATTTTAATGAACCACATCCAGCTCGAGAAATAAGTATTATTTACAATAAAAGTGAACTCAAAATACAAATTATAGAAGCACTTCACGAAGTTATTTCTGGTATTATAAGAGGGGCCATAGCTTTTCAGAATGTAAATATTATAAGCCCTTTGCAAAAATAA
- the trxB gene encoding thioredoxin-disulfide reductase — translation MSDTIERVKCLIIGSGPAGYTAAIYAARANMFPVLYQGTQPGGQLTTTNEVENFPGYKDGVTGPEMMIQLQEQAQRFGTDVRDGWVTKVDFSNDVHKVWVNDTKEIHCDTVIISTGASAKYLGLPSEQKYLQLGGGVSACAVCDGFFYRNQEVVIVGAGDSAAEEAHYLSKLCTKVTMLVRRDEFRASKIMAARVKNTPNIEILFNTETDEVLGDGQVVTGVRAKNNVTGELIEIPATGFFVAIGHKPNTDIFKDYLDLDETGYIINVPGTSKTNIEGVFVSGDAADHVYRQAITAAGTGCMAALDAERYLAAKESVVEV, via the coding sequence ATGTCTGATACAATAGAAAGAGTAAAGTGTTTAATAATAGGATCTGGTCCTGCTGGATATACAGCAGCGATTTATGCAGCTAGAGCAAATATGTTTCCAGTATTATATCAAGGAACACAACCAGGTGGGCAATTAACTACAACTAATGAGGTTGAAAATTTTCCTGGATATAAAGATGGCGTTACTGGCCCAGAAATGATGATTCAGTTGCAAGAGCAAGCACAGCGTTTTGGAACTGATGTTCGAGATGGTTGGGTTACTAAGGTAGATTTTTCAAATGATGTTCATAAAGTATGGGTTAATGATACTAAAGAGATTCATTGTGATACTGTAATTATATCTACAGGAGCATCAGCTAAATATTTAGGCTTACCTTCAGAACAAAAATATTTGCAATTAGGAGGAGGAGTTTCTGCTTGTGCAGTGTGTGATGGTTTCTTTTATAGAAATCAAGAAGTTGTGATTGTAGGGGCTGGAGATTCTGCAGCTGAAGAAGCTCATTATTTATCTAAACTATGTACAAAAGTAACTATGCTTGTTCGTCGTGATGAGTTTAGAGCTTCCAAAATTATGGCTGCTCGTGTAAAAAATACTCCGAATATTGAAATTTTATTTAATACTGAAACAGATGAGGTTTTAGGTGATGGTCAAGTCGTAACAGGTGTTCGTGCTAAAAACAATGTTACTGGAGAACTTATTGAAATTCCAGCTACAGGATTTTTTGTTGCCATAGGGCATAAGCCTAATACAGATATTTTTAAAGATTATTTGGATTTAGATGAAACAGGATATATTATTAATGTTCCTGGAACTTCTAAAACAAATATTGAAGGGGTGTTTGTATCTGGAGATGCAGCGGATCATGTTTATAGACAAGCAATAACTGCAGCAGGTACAGGATGTATGGCAGCTCTAGATGCTGAACGCTATTTAGCAGCAAAAGAATCTGTAGTAGAAGTGTAA